One stretch of Calonectris borealis chromosome 5, bCalBor7.hap1.2, whole genome shotgun sequence DNA includes these proteins:
- the LOC142083057 gene encoding acyl-coenzyme A thioesterase 1-like, translating to MTACVCTSGRCYCTPLSQSVWREACWELRLPAACACRLKEAVTVVPPGLWAEILSLRSDRLLTSLFHAARVSPQKRAAPLPGRRAGMAAQVTVLPSPRCLFDDPVQIRVAGLLPQQAVTLRASLVDESGELFQAHARYRAGSSGELDLSRSPALGGSYSGVEPMGLLWSLKSKAPYKRLAKRNVLTPFCVDFEVYEGHGDMSRLLGKCTNERWFLGEGVKRISVREGRLKATLFLPPGPGPFPGLIDLYGSGGGLVEYRASLLASRGFVTLALAYMAFEDLPAMPEILELGYFEEAVNFLRKQPQVKDTGIGVLGLSKGADLALSMATFLPGIKAAVSISGIGFNSFIPLRGDGFTVPPHPYDLGRLKTNDESGLVDFSDVLDDHRDPATWDCHIPMERSSAKFLFLSGLDDTNWKSDLCCRDAVQRLQRYGREVEFCSYPGAGHLLEPPYLPLCQASIHKVLGVFVNWGGQWREHAKAQEDAWRRIQAFFWQHLMDSDIPKSKL from the exons ATGACAGCTTGTGTCTGTACAAGCGGACGGTGTTACTGTACACCTCTGAGCCAGAGCGTCTGGAGGGAGGCGTGCTGGGAACTACGTCTCCCAGCAGCCTGTGCTTGCCGGCTGAAGGAAGCAGTCACGGTGGTTCCTCCTGGACTTTGGGCAGAGATTTTAAGCCTGAGAAGCGACAGGCTCCTGACGAGCCTGTTCCACGCAGCCCGTGTCTCGCCACAAAAAAGGGCAGCTCCTCTCCCCGGCAGGAGAGCTGGGATGGCAGCGCAGGTGACGGTTCTGCCTTCCCCCCGGTGTCTGTTCGATGACCCCGTGCAGATCCGCGTGGCGGGTCTCCTGCCGCAGCAGGCGGTCACCCTCCGAGCCAGCCTGGTGGACGAGAGCGGGGAGCTTTTCCAAGCCCACGCTCGCTACAGAGCTGGGAGCAGCGGAGAGCTcgacctcagccgctccccagCGCTGGGGGGCAGCTATTCGGGAGTGGAGCCGATGGGGCTGCTGTGGTCTCTGAAGTCTAAAGCGCCCTATAAGCGGCTGGCAAAGAGGAACGTCCTGACCCCTTTCTGTGTGGACTTCGAAGTGTATGAGGGCCACGGGGACATGAGCCGCTTGCTGGGAAAATGCACCAATGAACGATGGTTTTTAGGAGAGGGGGTGAAGAGGATTTCGGTCAGAGAAGGTCGTCTGAAAGCaaccctcttcctccctcctg GACCTGGTCCCTTCCCTGGACTTATCGATTTGTATGGATCTGGAGGAGGTCTTGTTGAATACAGAGCAAGTCTTCTGGCTAGCAGAGGCTTCGTGACTCTGGCTCTTGCTTACATGGCCTTTGAAGATCTCCCAGCTATGCCAGAGATTCTTGAACTGGGCTATTTTGAGGAAGCTGTAAACTTTTTGCGGAAGCAGCCGCAG GTGAAAGATACTGGGATTGGCGTTTTGGGCTTGTCTAAAGGAGCTGATCTAGCCCTTTCCATGGCCACATTTCTACCTGGCATCAAGGCAGCTGTCAGCATATCTGGAATTGGCTTTAATTCTTTCATTCCCCTGCGGGGGGATGGCTTCACTGTTCCTCCCCATCCGTATGATTTGGGGAGGTTGAAGACCAATGACGAGTCTGGCCTAGTAGATTTTTCAGATGTCCTAGATGATCACAGGGACCCAGCGACTTGGGATTGTCACATTCCAATGGAGAGATCCTCGGCCAAGTTCCTCTTCCTATCGGGACTGGATGACACGAACTGGAAAAGTGACCTCTGTTGCCGGGATGCTGTTCAGCGCCTTCAGCGGTATGGACGGGAAGTGGAGTTTTGCTCCTATCCTGGAGCAGGACACCTCTTGGAGCCACCATACTTGCCTCTGTGCCAGGCTTCAATCCACAAAGTGCTGGGGGTGTTTGTGAATTGGGGAGGGCAATGGAGGGAGCATGCCAAAGCCCAGGAAGATGCATGGCGCAGGATACAGGCCTTTTTCTGGCAACACTTGATGGACTCGGACATCCCTAAGAGCAAGCTGTAA
- the JMJD7 gene encoding bifunctional peptidase and (3S)-lysyl hydroxylase JMJD7, with protein MAEGAALRAVRGCLAAFPREARELGWTESVPYLDRPPSPLEFYREWVSPNKPCIIQNAISHWPALKKWTSAYLREVVGPKVVSVAVTPNGYADAVFQDRFVMPEERQMLFMDFLDIVEKKVTSPNVFYVQKQCSNLTEEFPELVCDVQPDIPWMTEALGKKPDAVNFWLGESAAVTSLHKDHYENLYCVISGEKHFLLHPPSDRPFIPYELYQPATYQVSEDGSFQIVDEKSADKVPWIPLDPLNPNLERYPEYAQAKPLQCTVKAGEMLYLPSLWFHHVQQSHGCIAVNYWYDMEYDLKYSYYQLLDCLTKTMKVL; from the exons atGGCGGAGGGCGCGGCGCTGCGGGCCGTCAGGGGCTGCCTGGCCGCCTTCCCGCGGGAGGCCCGCG AGCTGGGGTGGACGGAGTCCGTACCCTATCTTGACAGGCCTCCGTCCCCGCTGGAGTTTTATCGAGAATGGGTGAGTCCGAATAAACCTTGTATAATTCAGAATGCCATCAGCCACTGGCCGGCTCTGAAGAAATGGACCTCAGCGTACCTCAG GGAGGTAGTAGGTCCCAAGGTAGTGAGTGTGGCAGTAACACCAAATGGTTATGCAGATGCGGTGTTTCAGGACCGTTTTGTCATGCCAGAGGAGCGCCAAATGCTTTTCATGGACTTTTTGGACATTGTGGAGAAGAAAGTGACCTCTCCCAACGTATTCTATGTGCAGAAGCAGTGTTCAAACCTCACCGAGGAGTTCCCTGAACTTGTCTGTGATGTGCAGCCTGACATACCATGGATGACTGAGGCACTTG GGAAGAAGCCTGATGCTGTGAATTTCTGGCTTGGGGAATCAGCTGCTGTGACATCTT TGCATAAAGATCATTATGAGAACTTGTACTGTGTGATATCTGGAGAGAAACATTTTCTACTGCATCCACCGAGTGACCGTCCCTTCATCCCATATG AGCTCTATCAGCCAGCAACCTACCAGGTATCAGAAGATGGGTCATTTCAAATTGTGGATGAGAAGAGTGCAGATAAG GTGCCCTGGATCCCCCTGGACCCATTGAACCCGAATCTGGAACGGTATCCAGAGTATGCTCAGGCAAAACCTTTGCAGTGTACAGTGAAAGCTGGTGAGATGTTATACCTGCCTTCTCTCTGGTTCCATCATGTTCAGCAGTCACATGGCTGTATAGCAG TGAATTACTGGTATGACATGGAATATGACCTTAAGTACAGCTATTATCAACTACTAGATTGTCTCACAAAAACCATGAAAGTGTTATAG